A section of the Paralichthys olivaceus isolate ysfri-2021 chromosome 14, ASM2471397v2, whole genome shotgun sequence genome encodes:
- the LOC109644659 gene encoding tubulin alpha-1A chain-like yields the protein MRECISIHIGQAGTQMGNACWELYCLEHGIQPDGQMPNSKTMGGGDDSFNTFFSETGAGKHVPRAVFIDLEPTVIDEVRTGTYRQLFHPEQLITGKEDAANNYARGHYTVGKDIIDLVLDRTRKLADQCTGLQGFLIFHSFGGGTGSGFTSLLMERLSVDYGKKSKLEFAVYPAPQVSTAVVEPYNSILTTHTTLEHSDCAFMVDNEALYDICRRNLDISQPSYTNLNRLIGQIVSSITASLRFDGALNVDLTEFQTNLVPYPRIHFPLVTYAPVISAEKAYHEQLSVADITNACFEPSNQMVKCDPRHGKYMACCLLYRGDVVPKDVNSAIATIKTKRAIQFVDWCPTGFKVGINYQPPTVVPHGDLAKVQRAVCMLSNTTAIAEAWARLDHKFDLMYAKRAFVHWYVGEGMEEGEFSEAREDMAALEKDYEEVGSDSIDDEGEEEEDEY from the exons ATG CGCGAATGTATCTCTATTCATATCGGCCAAGCCGGAACCCAAATGGGaaatgcatgctgggagctCTATTGCCTTGAGCATGGCATCCAACCTGATGGTCAGATGCCTAACAGCAAAACCATGGGCGGAGGTGATGACTCCTTCAACACTTTCTTCAGTGAGACTGGAGCTGGGAAACATGTTCCCAGAGCAGTTTTCATTGACCTGGAGCCAACAGTCATCG ATGAAGTGCGAACTGGTACGTACCGGCAGCTCTTCCACCCCGAGCAGCTGATAACTGGAAAGGAAGACGCAGCCAATAACTACGCTCGTGGTCACTACACTGTTGGAAAGGATATCATCGACCTGGTTCTGGATAGGACTCGTAAACTG GCTGACCAGTGCACAGGGCTCCAGGGTTTCCTCATCTTCCATTCCTTTGGAGGAGGAACTGGCTCAGGCTTCACCTCTCTGTTGATGGAGCGTCTCTCTGTCGACTACGGCAAAAAGTCCAAGCTTGAGTTTGCGGTTTACCCAGCTCCTCAGGTGTCTACAGCCGTGGTGGAGCCCTACAACTCCATCCTGACAACCCACACCACCCTGGAGCACTCTGACTGTGCCTTCATGGTGGATAACGAGGCCCTCTATGACATCTGCCGCAGGAACCTGGATATCAGTCAACCCTCCTACACCAACCTCAACAGGCTGATTGGACAGATCGTCTCCTCCATCACCGCCTCCTTGCGCTTCGACGGCGCCCTGAATGTCGACCTGACCGAGTTCCAGACCAACCTGGTGCCCTACCCTCGTATCCACTTCCCTCTGGTCACCTATGCCCCAGTTATCTCTGCAGAGAAGGCCTATCATGAGCAGCTTTCTGTGGCTGACATCACAAACGCCTGCTTCGAGCCATCCAATCAAATGGTGAAATGCGACCCTCGTCATGGTAAGTACATGGCCTGCTGTCTCCTGTATCGTGGAGATGTGGTGCCCAAAGATGTCAACTCTGCCATTGCCACCATCAAGACCAAGCGTGCCATCCAGTTTGTGGACTGGTGTCCCACAGGCTTCAAGGTGGGCATCAACTACCAGCCCCCCACTGTGGTTCCTCATGGAGACCTGGCCAAAGTGCAGAGGGCCGTGTGCATGCTGAGCAACACCACCGCCATCGCAGAGGCCTGGGCTCGACTGGACCACAAGTTCGACCTCATGTACGCTAAGAGGGCCTTTGTCCATTGGTACGTCGGAGAGGgaatggaggagggagagttcTCTGAGGCCAGAGAGGACATGGCCGCCCTGGAGAAGGATTACGAAGAGGTTGGCAGCGACTCCATTGAcgatgaaggagaggaagaggaggacgaatATTAG